In the Apodemus sylvaticus chromosome 3, mApoSyl1.1, whole genome shotgun sequence genome, TGGGAACATCTGTAGCTTTAGCTCCAgtcaattatatcagaaacacAAAGACACCAGCATTCAAGAGTCTGTTGACATCTAGAAATCTTTGTTTGAGACATAGTCTGACGgcacccaggctggctttgagctatgacttgaacttctgattcttctacTTCCATCTCCTAAGAGGTGGAAttatgggtgtgtgccaccattcctggtCACCACTGTTTTTAGGCACACTCGAGGATAGTATGAATTGTCTGCAAAGACTCCTACAGCCTCTTTTACCCATAAACAGAAGCCCAGGACTGCATTGGAGCCGGTTCACTAATTGTCCCTACAACGCTGTTTCCTGAGAAACTTGGGTTTCTGTTTCCCcacacagcttccagaaaacaAACGTGTCTGGTAGGCAGGCTACTAAGGAGATTCagagaatcctcctgcctctgcctaagctgggattacaggtgggcctCCAcaagatgaggagagagagagaaaaagacattGCCTAAGAGCTCAGCTCCTGGGATTACACTCCCACTGTAAGGGTCTGAAAATCGCTGACGGAAGCCCCCAGACTCAGATGgtatgcaaaaacaaaaagcGTTTACTCTGCAGAAACAAGCAGTACGTGGGAGCCAACCATTCTCTAAGATGGCGACCCAGACAAAGGCATGCAGGCTTTCTGACAGGGAACCTGGGAAactctagaaggattaggtaatctgACATTTCATTGGTGGGTTCTAGCGTAGTAgtcagtggtctgcattcctatgtcatgaTGAGATAGGGCTGCCCTGCACAGGTGGCCCCTTCTgagatattttcccatttttgtggttatccCCAGGTTGTTCTTTGGGAGGGGGTTTTATGATctttttctggattttatggtctatTCTCAGAGCCTGTGTCTTATGACTTGGTTTCTGGGACTTATGTCTTATACCCGAGGCTAGTGCCTTATGACCTTTTGTGAAATCAGGGCTGGTCCTTAAATGGAGACACATGGGGTTTATGTTGCTCTACTCTCCACAGTCTTTGTAAAGGGCCTAATTTAtgggtatgggtgttttgttatgGGGGTGTCCACCAGAGAAGACAATTTAAGTCAACAGAACATCTTTATTAGCTGTCTATTGACTACACTGAGTGTTTGGGATTATATATATATCccgggttgacatacttcagttaacaagttAACCAGAAGCAGAACGACAGAAGCCAAAAatcaaggttagtacatttataGACTTTCTGAGAACTATGGGCTTGGTTTTATCTTGGCCCGTAGAATTCCTGTCTAgatgctgagttttacagcccgAACGGCACTTCCATTATGGAGTCAGTTGGGCTAAGATCTGGGGTCTTGTTACATTTTTGCCTACGCCCATgtctgtgctgtgtatgtgtgttggggagtgGTGCTCACCCCGGGAATGGAGCTCCAGACGGTGTGAGACATCCCGAGGGGACTGGGAATCAGCGTTCTTTACTGCGGATTGATTTCTCCAGCTCCCATAGTTTGAGAATTTTTACTATCGGTGTATGGTATGGAATGTGTATGAGGGCTTCTGGAGGTCacagacaacttttgggagtcagttctctccttctattggAGACTCAAGGTGTCAGTAGTGCACCACAAGCATCCTTTCCTGCCGACCATCTTGGTGGCCTCAGTAAGGTGCTTATTTCTTCAGTTTCCCCGTATATTGGGGAAGTGGGAAGCATGAACAAGGACCCTTACTTCTTTCATCTCCCTCCAAAATCCAGAGCTTCTGTAAAACCCTGCCTAATTTCTAAGAACATCAATTCCCCACATTGAAATAGCTATTTCGTTCAAGGGTCTTCACTTAGTTTTCAAGGTCAAATATGCTTTATGACAAGGGATGTTTGGAATGTGCTCCGGAAATAAGTTTAATATAAATAAGTGATTAGAACAGACCcatcaggctggagaaatggtttactattaagagcacttactgcacACGGTCTGGGTGCCCAACCCCCatacatggtggcccacaacggCCTGTGACTCCAGTTGCTAGCGATCTGACTTCGGTGGCATCCTgcacacacaaatcacacacacacacacacctaacaacGATCATTTTAATCCTCAAAGGTTAACCAGGGTCGCTGGAATTCCTGTCTCGACCTCAAATTACTTTTATTAGCTCAAACAAGGACGTTAAAGCAGCTTTTCTCAATTAAAATGGTATATTCGGGGTCTGCGGGGACCCGTCCCAAGCTCCCCGGCAGGAGCCCAGAAGGGAAGGCGGGCTgcggctgggggaggggaggggtgataCACACAACGCGACCTGTCCTCCGTGTCCTTGATCCAGCTGTGAAGCCCGCTAAATTGTTTGCGACTTCTCCTTTCCCCGAATTTTAAAATCGAAAATAGGAAAGTGAAGGAagtcaaaccaaacaaaatggaaaaaacaacaacaacaacaacaaagaaaaacaaagttgggCGTGGTGGCTGAGTCCCGTATTACCCgtatctgagaggcagagacagggggattccGTGAGTTCGAGGCGTGACAGGAGTACACAGCTAGTTGCGctctcaaaaaaaccccaaaatccaAAACCAGCCAAGgaccccacaaacaaacaaaaaccccctgAAGTAAACAAATCCTCAAAATACCCGGATgtaggggggggaggggaaaggcgGGTGGCGGGAGGAAGAGTGGCTGTGGAGTGACAGCCTCGATGCGCATGCGTGTCTGGAAGGCTTTGCCAACATCGCGTGGCGATTGGGCGAGAGGAGGGCCCGCCCCTTCGCACTGATGCCAGTGCGCATGCTCCGCGTCAGTTTCTAGTATTTTCGACGCTGACGTCGCTGCGGAGTTCAGTTCGCGTTCGGACGTTGGCTGGAGAGCTTGCTCTGTTCTCTGGTCCCTGGGAACGGGACCCTCGCCGGCTTTGGTTCTTGGCCGCAGAGGAAGGTGCCCGCTAGGCCTCTCTCGCCCTTGTGAGCCTTTCATTGATTTTAAGGTGAGTGGGGCGGCACGGTCGGGGACCGGCTTGCCCTTGTTTTTTGCGCACGCGCACTGCGCACACCCGCGCCCCAGTGATTGACCCTTTCCCTTTGCCGTAGTTCCTAGACGCCGTTGCATTTGCGGACTGAGAAGGAAGTCATGTCCTCGGCCGCCATGTCCAAGTACGTGAACGACATGTGGCCCGGCTCTCCGCAGGAGAAAGCCTCGCCGTCCGGCTCGGGCTCGGGCCGCTCCAGCCGCCTGTCGTCGCGCTCCCGCAGCCGCTCTTCGTCCCGCAGCTCCAGCCGCTCGTCCTCGCGCAGCCGTAGCCGGCCGCGGAGGAGCAGACGGTCGCGGTCCCGCTCCCGGTCCCGCAGGCGCCACCAGCGCAAGTACAGGCGCTACTCGCGCTCGTACTCCCGCAGCCGCTCGCGGTCCCGCAGCCACCGCCGCTACCGCGATGGCCGCTACAAGCGGCCGCGGAGGTACTACAAGTCGCCGTCGCCCTACCGCTCCCGGAGCAGATCGCGCTCCCGCGGGAGGTCGCATCACCGGTGGTCGTACTACGCCATCACGCGAGGGCGGCGCTACTACGGCTTCGGCCGAACGGTGTACCCGGAGGATCGGCCCCGGTGGAGGGAGAGATCCAGAACCAGGTCGCGCAGCAGGAGCGGAACCCCTTTTCGCCTGAGCGAGAAAGGTGGGTTTTATCGGGTTGATGTTGGTTCCCTGCCCTTGGGGGACCCTGGGGGTGGAATTCTGGACGCTTATCGCCGAGGcaccaccccagcccctccctgcatTTAACTTCCTCTGCGCCTGAGTCAGCCAGGGAGTCAGGTGGTTGAGCTGTTGAGCTTGGATTTCGTAAGATTAAGCCCAGGACATCTGAACTTGTAGTCCTGTGTTTATTTGCTGCCCAAAGTCTTGAGATTTCTTGAAGAGAAAGAGCTTGTAGTTGGCGGTTAGGTAGCATGTAATCTCTCTCGTGTCCTTCCACCTTGTGAGTAATCCATGCTGGGTGTTCTGGTACGCATGGTACCATGCTGGGTGTTCTAGTTCAGTAATCTGAACTAGAGTCCATTTATGGCTGTGGCGGCCAAAAGAGAGTCTCACTCTTTCCCGCTTGCTGGCTGaagtcaaaacatttttttcccgtGATTGAATGGAAAAAAAAGGGGGTTTTGACTAGCTTTTCTGTAACATGGTAATTTGATGTTACCAAATCGGTAAGTTTGACCTTGTGTGCTGACAACGTATCAAGGTTAGTAGTGTTGATAACTGCACTATAGAAGGTTACAAAACACCTTAGTAAAGCAAAAACAGTGCTGTTTGTTAGAACAAAACTAACTCAGTTGAGGTAATTCAGGAAAGTTGCTTTTTTCTTCTCACTATaagattttggattttgttttttagaattgATTTACATATAAAGAGAGAAATAATTGTTTTAGAGAAGCTTCTTAGTTGGTTAATTTGAGCCTTAAGGAAATTTAGAGGCTAATGAATGTCTTAATGCCCTTAGATCGAATGGAGCTGCTAGAAATAGCAAAAGCCAACGCAGCGAAAGCTCTGGGAACAGCCAACTTTGACTTGCCAGCAAGTCTTCGAGCCAAGGAGACAAGCCAGGGAACTGTTTCCAGCAGTGGGCCAAAGATGGAGGTAAGTCCACTCAGAAGACTGCTGCTGCCGGCAGCTTTATTATCCCTTGTCAGTGTACACAACCCTCCTGCGATGTGTTTATAGCATTTGTCCAGAGCAAATCCGTAATCTGACAAATATCAGTCTCCGCAGGAAATTTCTTTTGACACTTGGTTTTTTTCCACAACAGTAAAAACAGTATATTGTTGGTAATACTTTTTCTCCCTCTAGTCTTTAGAGACTGGAGTGTTCTCTCAGTAGTTTTCATGTACACCATTATGTTCCCAAGTCTGTGCTCAGCATACAGTATAGTTTATCTGCTTTATTTCTGTCTTATAGAAATCATGAATGTGGTCTCCAGACAGTGATGAAGAAAATCTGTTGGTAATTGGTCATGGGTTCAAGTGTCAGAGTTTACATTTACAGACTAAAGCTTAGCCTTTGTTGCAGGTAGTCCATGTGCATGCTAGAGTTCTGGGCTAGGGACAGTGTGTGAGGCAGTGTGACAGCTCAGCAGCCTAGAGGCACTGTCATGGTGGGGCATCTGTGATCTAGACAACCCTCACataatatatgcaatatattcCAGATGTTTTGAGAAATTACAGAAGAAGAGGCCTGCTTCCCTTGCAGATAAGTTTATTACAATTCTCCAGAACTACAGAGAATGTGTATTGGCACATTGCAGTGTATTTATAAGTTCATTTTTATATGAAAGCTGGatctaaaaattaataatttggGTTGGGATGTAAATCCGTTGGTAGAGAATCTTGTCTAGGGTTCCTGGGCTTAGTTCCCAGCACTGTGTAAACTGGGTTTAGTACCCAgcccctgtgatcccagcacttgggaggctgtcCTTAGACAGCTAGGGGATAGATACCAGAGGCTTGGTCTCAGAAAAGTGCTTTATAAAAATGTAAGGTACAAGTTAGTGCTGACAGTATGATGAAGGTGGCTGGTTTGTCTATTTATTGCTGAGATCTCAGGGTCTGCCAAGTATTTGCTCAGGCAAGTACCTAAGAGGGGCTCCTTGATGAGTGAATTAAATGCCTCAGTTCTTTGgacaaagaattttttattatacTTACTCAAAAATGAGTTGTGTCTACAACAGGAATCAGGCATTCATGGGAACTATGCTTCCTAAGTCAATCCTGCTAAGTGGAAAACAGCATTTTGTTGATTAGCTCCTTAAACTGTGACCATAGAGTGGAACTTGGTTTATCTACAGCTGCATTTGTATACGCTgggctttttttaaatatacaatattttgaaaattaaagctATGTTTAAAATTCTCTTCCTCTTTAGCATTCAGAAAAGCAGACTGAAGATGGAACTAAAAATCCCAATGAAAAGTCttctacacaaagaaacatagCCTTCAGCTCAAATGTAAGTGAAGCCAACCTTGACAGTTGGGTCTGGGGTATTTCCTTCTGTATGTGTTGATAGCCTCTGTGAACTTGACCTCAATTTATTGTTTTACAGAATTCTGTAGCAAAGCCACTgcagaaaacaacaaaagctgCTGTTGAAGAGAAGTCTTCGGGATCTCCAAAAATAGATAAGAAAAAAAGTCCTTACGGACTGTGGATACCTGTGTAAAGGAAACTAAGGGCGGGGTTGCCTAAAACTGCACTTTACTGCGGGTTTGTGTCCAGCATTAGCTCATCTGCCTGAGTAATCACAGTAAATGTGATTAAAGTCCATTACAGAAAGAGACTTAATGGTGACGTGGTCATGGTTGAGGTTTCTCTTGAAGATATGAGGACACAGATGACCCAGATGCATACAGATGGGAATCTTGTATATATCTGTAAGTATTGTATAGAATCCCTTACATACAAAGGtgaattttttaaagacacagttgtatactgtattttgtacatttgttaataaaatttttattatttgtcttgatttttttatGGATATTGAATGTCTCTGTCTACATCTGAAGAAAGCTTCCTGAAACAACACAGAATTTATGAATTCATACTTGCGGTGGGTGGGGGAggctggtttctttttctttttaaatgtgtatcCCTTTGTGGCTGGTATTTGGAGCACCCCCTAAGAAGACTTGTAATCATCTctaactccaattctaggggaCCCAACAAAGTCTTGTTCCATGGGATGCAGAGACATATGTGGgcaaactcatacacataaatcctTAGAAAGTGAATTGGTAACCAGATAAAGACTAAGGAGTTAGAATCCAGCTTGTCAGGATTTGCAGTGCTAGGACTGTGAGGTTCACAAGTGCACAGCACACCCAGGTCTTTTAAGTTTACAGCTTCAGGGCCATTGGGTAGGAAACAATTTCCATCCCTGCTACCTTTTAGTTACAACCTACTGAGGTTAAGGTGGGTTCTTCCGGCAAAAGGACTTCACCCTGAAAGCTAAGCTGTGTCCAGAGTTTACAGTGAATTCTGTGAACATTCCCTATTGGGCAGAAAGTTTCCAGGACTTCTCCAGGAAAGTGGGATGAAGAGGCACTATGTATCAGTCCTCAGATACATTAAATTGACTGTAAAGCCATGCTGTATATTTGCATTTTCCAACAAATCTTGCAATGTCTAAACATTGGATTCCCTGTCATTACAATTTGTAGTGTGACTAGCAGCTGTCTTAAGTACAAGTAGTGGGCTGGGAGTGTAGGTCAGTTGGtaaaacacttgcctagcatgctctTCCCCTGAGTTTGAACCCAGCATCAGTAACAGTATCTTAGCACCTCTGGACACAGCTCAGAGGCAAACAAGGAGTTTAAGGCAGgttattttaattgtgttttgagtgacagccctggctgttctggaactcactttagaccaggctggccttgaactgacctTGAGATCTgacctgcctctgctgaccttGTGCTGCTAGTAAAGATATGAGCCACTGTGTCAGGTTAAGACCACCCTTTGAACAAATAGAGACAGTAATATTCCTTAGTGGCATGCCCTTGGACAGCATCCTTGAAAACAAAAGTTGACCCTACgagaaatttaaatattcaatGATCTAGATGTGTATTGCTGGCCACCCTATTTTCTTTGGTCATTCTTTAAGATAACAGTGACTAAACTGCTTGCTACACAGTGAATCTATTTCACATAGCCTTGGATGTCCAGGTTTATCCCTAACCCCCCaggttttgggattaaaggtgtgggccactatacccagttttttttttttttttaattgaaagtttAGGATGAGAGTTTTCTAGTATGTTAGTGCCTCAATGGATTGTGGATTCTTCCCTGTTACTGGTGGCACTGAGGGTTGCTCTGCAAGGAGTTTAAAGGTGGCAGGGGCTTGCTTGCCTTTATCATATTTGGATTTGCAGTTAAAGGGACTGAGATAAtctccattttgttctttttatttttttttaatttttatttgttttttgagacagggcttctctgtgtagccctggctgtcctggaactcactctgtagaccaggctgaccttgaattcagaaatctgcccgcctctgcctcccacgtgctggggattaaaggtgtgtgccaccactgcccagcctttttaaagatttattatttaatttcatacatttatttcatgtatgtgagtatactgtctttttttttttttttttttttttttggttttttggttttttggatttggttttttcgagacaggatttctctgtatagccctggctatcctggaactctgtagaccaggctggcctcgaactcagaaatccgcctgcctctgcctcccagagtgctgggattacaggcgtgtgccaccaccgcccgactgtcACActgacacactagaagagggcatttggacccattacagatggttgtgaattgaactcatgacctctggaagagtagtcagtgtttttaaccattgagccatctctccagcccccagagattttgtttttaaaggaagaatgaGGAACTGGAGATGTAGGAACCCAGAGGTGGCAGGCAGAATCAGAAAACGAAGATTAGCTGAGGCTAGTGAGGGCACAGGCATTTCATTCtaccagaggcaggaggatctataTTCAAAGCCAGGATGGtcttcagtgagttccaggatagacaggaCTGCATAGGGAGACTCAAGAAACAAAGACATACTAAAAGAAAGTGATTCAGTGGATCACAGTGAGAACAACTGAAGATGGTGATGGGTTTGTCAAAGacattgtagtggctattcctggttgtcaacttcacTGTATCTGGAGTGAACCgcagtcttgtctttgtcatttaTCCCTGCTTTAGGGCAAatttcctttgtgctgagaacttggtcttgggggaTCCTGAGCTGATACTTACATAGCTtgcatttaactttttaaaaagatttcatgggggctggaaagatggctcagagggtaagagcactgtctgctcttcagaaggtccttagttcaaatcctaGTCACCCATgtgacccacatggtggctcacaaccatctataaggagatctgattccctcttctggtgtgtctgaagatagctacattgtacttacatataataaatcttaaaaacagaaaagacttcgtgggtttttttgttactttgttttgaAGCGCAAGCAAAGTTTTATTGAGCTTGAGAAGTAGCTTCCTACACGAAGGGGGACTCAAAAGAGGGTTGcccataatttatatattttttcttgccAGTTTTTAAGCTTTTAGATATCCCACGAACTAAATGGTCATGCCTTACAACACTGGCTAACCTAGaagtcactgtgtagccttggcaaGCCTCATACTTggtattctcctgcctccacctgctgGGACACTAGGA is a window encoding:
- the Rsrp1 gene encoding arginine/serine-rich protein 1 encodes the protein MSSAAMSKYVNDMWPGSPQEKASPSGSGSGRSSRLSSRSRSRSSSRSSSRSSSRSRSRPRRSRRSRSRSRSRRRHQRKYRRYSRSYSRSRSRSRSHRRYRDGRYKRPRRYYKSPSPYRSRSRSRSRGRSHHRWSYYAITRGRRYYGFGRTVYPEDRPRWRERSRTRSRSRSGTPFRLSEKDRMELLEIAKANAAKALGTANFDLPASLRAKETSQGTVSSSGPKMEHSEKQTEDGTKNPNEKSSTQRNIAFSSNNSVAKPLQKTTKAAVEEKSSGSPKIDKKKSPYGLWIPV